One Azospirillum brasilense DNA window includes the following coding sequences:
- the plsY gene encoding glycerol-3-phosphate 1-O-acyltransferase PlsY: MTLLISALLGYLLGSIPFGLVLTRLAGLGDIRQIGSGNIGATNVLRTGNKPLAAATLILDSGKGAIAALLAIAWAGPEAAVFAAGGAMLGHSFPVWLGFKGGKGVATALGVLLAVSWPVGVIACATWLAMAFLFKISSLSALTALGLSPIFGWIFGGPLVAGLCLFIAVLVAIRHSANITRLLKGEEPKISFGKKKA; the protein is encoded by the coding sequence GTGACTCTCCTCATCTCGGCCCTTCTGGGCTATCTGCTGGGCTCGATCCCCTTCGGGCTGGTGCTGACGCGGCTGGCCGGCCTGGGCGACATCCGCCAGATCGGGTCCGGCAACATCGGCGCCACCAACGTGCTGCGCACCGGCAACAAGCCGCTGGCCGCCGCCACCCTGATCCTGGACAGCGGCAAGGGCGCCATCGCCGCCCTGCTCGCCATCGCCTGGGCGGGGCCAGAGGCCGCAGTCTTCGCGGCGGGCGGCGCCATGCTGGGCCACAGCTTCCCGGTCTGGCTCGGCTTCAAGGGCGGCAAGGGCGTGGCGACGGCACTCGGCGTGCTGCTGGCGGTGTCCTGGCCGGTCGGCGTGATCGCCTGCGCGACGTGGCTCGCCATGGCCTTCCTGTTCAAGATCTCGTCGCTGTCGGCCCTGACCGCGCTGGGCCTCAGCCCGATCTTCGGCTGGATCTTCGGCGGACCGCTGGTGGCGGGTCTCTGCCTGTTCATCGCCGTGCTGGTCGCCATCCGCCATTCCGCGAACATCACGCGCCTGCTGAAGGGCGAGGAGCCGAAGATCAGCTTCGGCAAGAAGAAGGCCTGA
- a CDS encoding DUF1127 domain-containing protein yields the protein MAQSMNDGMNGSMNTRIDAQERPGQGSAIHGIGGAVVALFDTVATWNERRRQRRALEALPDHLLQDIGLSRADAVTEADKPFWQG from the coding sequence ATGGCCCAGAGCATGAATGACGGCATGAACGGCAGCATGAACACCCGCATCGACGCGCAGGAGCGGCCCGGCCAGGGCAGCGCCATTCATGGGATCGGCGGTGCGGTGGTCGCCCTGTTCGACACGGTGGCGACCTGGAACGAGCGGCGGCGCCAGCGGCGCGCGTTGGAGGCTTTGCCCGATCATCTGTTGCAGGACATCGGTCTGTCCCGCGCCGACGCGGTGACCGAGGCCGACAAGCCCTTCTGGCAGGGCTGA
- a CDS encoding DUF6644 family protein, translated as MDHDLGPAGPGWLVALETSGLGESLRQSVWLYPLVEITHILGFALLVGAILAFDLRLIGIRAPLLPADALARLLLPVAVTGFALAVPTGFLLFTTEATALARNPAFLAKLGLIVLALLNILAFHGLVGRRMAEWSLADRPPPGARFVGAASLALWVGVLACGRLIAYL; from the coding sequence ATGGACCACGATCTCGGACCCGCCGGCCCCGGCTGGCTCGTCGCGCTGGAGACATCCGGGCTCGGCGAGTCGCTGCGCCAGTCGGTCTGGCTCTATCCGCTGGTCGAGATCACGCACATCCTCGGATTCGCGCTTCTGGTCGGGGCGATCCTGGCCTTCGACTTGCGTCTGATCGGGATCCGGGCGCCGCTGCTGCCGGCGGATGCGCTGGCGCGGCTGCTCCTGCCGGTGGCGGTGACCGGCTTCGCGTTGGCGGTGCCCACCGGCTTCCTCCTCTTCACCACGGAGGCGACGGCGCTGGCCCGCAACCCGGCCTTCCTGGCGAAACTGGGGCTGATCGTGCTGGCCCTGCTCAACATCCTGGCCTTCCACGGGCTCGTCGGGCGGCGCATGGCCGAGTGGAGCCTGGCGGACCGCCCCCCGCCGGGCGCCCGGTTCGTGGGTGCCGCCTCGCTCGCGCTGTGGGTCGGCGTCCTGGCCTGCGGGCGGCTCATCGCCTACCTTTAA
- a CDS encoding DEAD/DEAH box helicase produces the protein MPALRSHQTMVAGVAAAIAQRQTDVRDVLAAVTPGGGKSLLPVIMGAALMRAGLIDRICWIVPRDSLRRQAEEAFADPRWREALGHGIALRAAENGRDPCRGLQGYVTTYQAVAAAPDLHLQEFRRHRYLLAVDELHHLPAVADTGTATTAEDETAWSRSILPLLESAAARLLMSGTLERADGRPILWLPYRAPQGVRRVREIDFKAPGWAIVGYSRRQALAEKAILPVTFGAMDGTATWLDAERTTRSVDALSRAGENTRDALFTALRTGFAQAMLREAYRSCREHRAKRRAAANGSDGAGLGKLLVIAPDQETARNYLDTLRGWMPGAQAARMAQIAISERRDAQEVVAAFRLRPEPAVLVSVAMAYEGLDAPAISHVACLTHIRSRPWLEQAIARATRVDPHAGAYEQQRAVIYHPSDMMFERFRQMVETQQGTRAMVKTRRQHELPFERTVEAEPEIIPLESNATALRFAMVAPGPDFGNPSPGRDSADRPSAERPSKEGVQVPSAVEHHLRQRIGQIVAAQVIEDQDNNLVAEGPVSYHTYNAVLKRCMNKARSEMTLSELEAALGWLERNRISDHLHLIADDPQYRWSSRRKARGAGSVTAFSKPSRRTPPHGTVKPAS, from the coding sequence ATGCCAGCGTTGAGGAGCCACCAGACCATGGTCGCCGGCGTCGCCGCGGCCATCGCGCAGCGGCAGACCGACGTGCGGGACGTTCTGGCCGCGGTGACGCCGGGTGGAGGAAAATCGCTGCTGCCGGTGATCATGGGGGCGGCGCTGATGCGCGCCGGGCTGATCGACCGCATCTGCTGGATCGTGCCGCGCGACAGCTTGCGTCGGCAGGCCGAGGAAGCCTTCGCCGACCCGCGCTGGCGCGAGGCGCTGGGCCACGGGATCGCGTTGCGGGCGGCAGAGAACGGGCGCGATCCCTGCCGCGGCCTGCAAGGCTATGTGACCACCTATCAGGCGGTTGCCGCGGCTCCGGACCTGCACCTTCAGGAGTTCCGCCGTCACCGCTACCTGCTGGCCGTGGACGAGCTGCATCACCTGCCTGCCGTTGCCGACACCGGAACGGCGACCACGGCGGAGGACGAGACCGCCTGGAGCCGTTCCATTCTGCCGCTTCTGGAAAGCGCCGCCGCCCGGCTGCTGATGAGCGGTACGCTGGAGCGGGCGGACGGGCGACCCATCCTCTGGCTGCCCTACCGCGCTCCGCAGGGGGTGCGGCGGGTGCGTGAGATCGATTTCAAGGCGCCGGGCTGGGCCATCGTCGGCTATTCGCGGCGGCAGGCGTTGGCCGAGAAGGCGATCCTGCCGGTGACCTTCGGCGCGATGGACGGCACCGCGACATGGCTGGACGCGGAGCGGACGACGCGCAGCGTCGACGCGCTGTCCCGCGCCGGGGAGAACACCCGCGACGCCCTGTTCACCGCGCTGCGCACCGGCTTCGCTCAGGCCATGCTGCGCGAGGCCTACCGCTCCTGCCGCGAGCACCGAGCGAAGCGGCGCGCGGCGGCGAACGGATCGGACGGTGCGGGGCTGGGCAAGCTGCTGGTGATCGCGCCAGACCAGGAAACCGCCCGCAACTATCTCGACACGCTGCGCGGCTGGATGCCCGGGGCTCAGGCGGCGCGGATGGCGCAGATCGCCATTTCCGAACGGCGCGACGCGCAGGAGGTGGTGGCCGCCTTCCGCCTGCGCCCCGAACCCGCCGTGCTGGTGTCCGTCGCCATGGCCTACGAGGGGTTGGACGCGCCGGCCATCTCGCACGTCGCCTGCCTGACCCACATCCGCTCCCGCCCCTGGCTGGAACAGGCCATCGCGCGGGCCACCCGCGTCGATCCCCACGCCGGCGCCTACGAGCAGCAACGGGCGGTGATCTACCACCCCTCCGACATGATGTTCGAGCGGTTCCGCCAGATGGTGGAAACCCAGCAGGGCACGCGGGCTATGGTGAAGACCCGGCGCCAGCATGAGCTGCCCTTCGAGCGCACGGTGGAGGCGGAGCCGGAGATCATCCCGCTGGAATCCAATGCGACGGCCCTGCGCTTCGCCATGGTCGCTCCCGGCCCCGATTTCGGCAACCCGTCGCCGGGGCGCGATTCCGCCGACCGCCCCTCGGCTGAGCGCCCCTCAAAGGAAGGGGTGCAGGTGCCCAGCGCGGTGGAGCATCATCTTCGCCAGCGCATCGGCCAGATCGTGGCGGCCCAGGTGATCGAGGACCAGGACAACAACCTCGTCGCCGAGGGGCCGGTCAGCTACCACACCTACAACGCCGTGCTGAAGCGCTGCATGAACAAGGCGCGGTCGGAGATGACGCTGTCGGAACTGGAGGCCGCCCTCGGCTGGCTGGAGCGCAACCGCATTTCCGACCATCTGCATCTGATCGCCGACGACCCGCAGTACCGCTGGTCGAGCCGCCGCAAGGCCCGTGGGGCGGGTTCGGTCACGGCCTTTTCAAAACCATCCCGCCGGACGCCACCCCATGGTACGGTGAAGCCGGCGTCCTAA
- a CDS encoding metal-dependent hydrolase, whose product MMASSHMIVGGAAWFYTSARFGLPFDVVAFGAAVIGSLAPDIDHPKSTLGQLMRPLSNVISAVFGHRGVTHSTLAIVGCLWVLHEYADYSHLILPFLIGYLTHLAGDLLTPAGLPLLWPIKRRRNFALPILKTGGFSEQLAVTLLAGWMISGLFSASWPGLPLDRLPFENWMAMDRPWRSAVVAAQGFLGEEGRERSAPPIPARKPVEQARSRPLKG is encoded by the coding sequence ATGATGGCCTCTTCCCACATGATCGTCGGCGGGGCGGCGTGGTTCTACACCTCGGCGCGCTTCGGCCTGCCCTTTGACGTGGTAGCGTTCGGAGCGGCGGTGATCGGGTCTCTGGCGCCGGACATCGACCATCCCAAATCGACGCTCGGCCAGTTGATGCGGCCACTGTCGAACGTGATCTCCGCCGTCTTCGGGCATCGCGGCGTCACCCATTCCACGCTGGCCATCGTGGGGTGCCTGTGGGTCCTGCACGAGTACGCGGACTACTCACACCTGATCCTGCCCTTCCTGATCGGCTATCTGACCCATCTGGCGGGTGACCTGCTGACTCCAGCGGGGCTGCCTCTGCTCTGGCCGATCAAGCGGCGGCGCAACTTCGCGCTCCCCATCCTGAAGACCGGCGGATTCTCGGAGCAGCTGGCGGTCACCCTGCTGGCCGGCTGGATGATCTCCGGCCTGTTCTCCGCGTCCTGGCCGGGCCTGCCCCTCGACCGCCTGCCCTTCGAGAACTGGATGGCGATGGACCGCCCGTGGCGCTCCGCCGTCGTCGCGGCGCAGGGCTTCCTCGGGGAGGAAGGGCGGGAGCGCAGCGCACCCCCCATCCCCGCCCGCAAGCCCGTGGAGCAGGCAAGGAGCCGTCCACTGAAAGGATGA
- a CDS encoding dihydroorotase codes for MSNANARVAYRNARLLDPASGLDQRGDLLTEGAKIADFGPSLFADGVPEGIEVVDLQGQCLAPGLVDMRVLIGEPGEEEKDTIKSASRAAVAGGITAVVLLPNTDPVTDEVASLEFIARRAREVRLVKVFAYAAATRGTEGNEITEMGLLSRAGAVAFTDGTKAIASAKAMRRALSYARTFDKLIVQHPEEPSLASGGMMNSGERATRLGLVGIPREAEIIMIERDLRLLELSGGRLHFAHVSTGESVDLIRRAKARGLKVTCDTAPHYFALTETDVGDYRTFAKVSPPLRGEMDRRAIVEGLADGTIDAIASDHTPQDQDQKRLPFAQAACGVIGLETLFPLTLELVHKGAMPLLKALACVTVKPAELLGLPLGRIAKGAPADLIAFDLEVPWKVDVAAFKSKSKNSPFEDRPVQGRPLRTVVDGRTVWQFEG; via the coding sequence ATGTCTAACGCCAACGCCCGCGTCGCCTACCGCAACGCCCGCCTGCTCGACCCCGCCAGCGGCCTGGACCAGCGGGGCGACCTGCTGACCGAAGGCGCGAAGATCGCCGACTTCGGCCCGTCCCTGTTCGCCGACGGCGTGCCGGAGGGGATCGAGGTCGTGGACCTGCAGGGCCAGTGCCTCGCCCCCGGCCTCGTCGACATGCGCGTCCTGATCGGCGAGCCCGGCGAGGAGGAAAAGGACACCATCAAGAGCGCGTCGCGCGCCGCGGTGGCCGGCGGCATCACCGCCGTGGTCCTGCTGCCCAACACCGACCCGGTGACCGACGAGGTGGCGAGCCTGGAGTTCATCGCCCGGCGCGCCCGCGAGGTGCGTCTGGTCAAGGTCTTCGCCTACGCCGCCGCGACCCGCGGGACCGAGGGCAACGAGATCACCGAGATGGGCCTGCTGTCCCGCGCCGGGGCCGTGGCCTTCACCGACGGCACCAAGGCGATCGCCAGCGCCAAGGCGATGCGCCGCGCGCTCAGCTACGCCCGCACCTTCGACAAGCTGATCGTCCAGCATCCGGAGGAGCCGAGCCTCGCCAGCGGCGGCATGATGAATTCGGGCGAGCGGGCCACCCGCCTCGGTCTCGTCGGCATTCCGCGGGAAGCCGAGATCATCATGATCGAGCGCGACCTGCGCCTGCTCGAACTCTCCGGTGGCCGGCTGCACTTCGCGCACGTCTCGACCGGCGAGTCGGTGGACCTGATCCGCCGCGCCAAGGCGCGCGGGCTCAAGGTCACCTGCGACACCGCCCCGCATTACTTCGCCTTGACCGAGACGGACGTCGGCGACTACCGCACTTTCGCCAAGGTCTCCCCGCCGCTGCGCGGCGAGATGGACCGGCGGGCCATCGTGGAAGGTCTGGCCGACGGTACCATCGACGCCATCGCCTCCGACCACACGCCGCAGGACCAGGACCAGAAGCGCCTTCCCTTCGCCCAGGCCGCCTGTGGCGTGATCGGGCTGGAAACGCTGTTCCCGCTGACGCTGGAGCTGGTGCACAAAGGAGCCATGCCGCTTTTGAAGGCGTTGGCCTGCGTGACCGTGAAGCCGGCCGAACTCCTCGGCCTGCCGCTCGGCCGCATCGCCAAGGGGGCGCCCGCCGACCTGATCGCCTTCGACCTGGAGGTGCCGTGGAAGGTGGACGTGGCAGCCTTCAAGTCGAAGTCGAAGAACAGCCCCTTTGAGGATCGCCCCGTCCAGGGCCGTCCGCTGCGCACCGTGGTGGACGGGCGCACCGTCTGGCAGTTCGAGGGCTGA
- a CDS encoding DUF6152 family protein, whose translation MTHARPLALAALLSASLAWPAAAHHGWGGYESGQEMTLTGTVQQIAFNNPHAMLNLQAGGKVWHVVLAPPSRMSTRGLPADSIKPGQTVTVVGYPAKSDPAELRAERITAADKTVELR comes from the coding sequence ATGACGCACGCACGCCCACTCGCCCTCGCCGCCCTCCTGTCCGCTTCGCTGGCTTGGCCCGCCGCCGCCCACCATGGCTGGGGCGGCTATGAATCGGGCCAGGAGATGACGCTGACCGGCACCGTGCAGCAGATCGCCTTCAACAACCCGCACGCGATGCTGAACCTCCAGGCCGGCGGCAAGGTCTGGCACGTCGTGCTCGCCCCGCCCAGCCGGATGAGCACACGCGGCCTGCCCGCCGATTCGATCAAGCCCGGTCAGACCGTGACGGTGGTCGGCTATCCTGCCAAGTCCGACCCGGCGGAGCTGCGGGCGGAGCGCATCACCGCCGCCGACAAGACCGTCGAGCTGCGCTGA
- a CDS encoding GFA family protein encodes MSDGGVLTGGCLCGAVRYDVTERPMGVVNCHCGQCRRFHGHFGAYITIPRETVAVSDAEGTLSWYRSSAKARRGFCSRCGSSLFWSGDESDLFDVAAGSLDQPTGLATLRHIYAKDKGDYYAIDDGLERFPQGAPEPP; translated from the coding sequence ATGAGCGACGGCGGAGTTCTGACGGGCGGGTGTCTTTGCGGCGCCGTTCGGTACGACGTGACCGAGCGGCCCATGGGGGTGGTGAACTGCCATTGCGGCCAGTGCCGACGCTTTCACGGCCATTTCGGCGCCTACATCACCATTCCCCGTGAGACGGTGGCGGTGTCCGATGCGGAAGGCACCCTGTCCTGGTACCGCTCCTCGGCGAAGGCGCGGCGGGGCTTCTGTTCGCGCTGTGGGTCGTCGCTGTTCTGGAGCGGCGATGAGTCCGACCTGTTCGACGTTGCCGCCGGGAGCCTGGACCAGCCGACGGGATTGGCGACGCTCCGGCATATCTATGCGAAGGACAAGGGCGACTATTACGCCATTGACGACGGGTTGGAACGCTTTCCCCAAGGAGCACCCGAACCGCCGTGA
- a CDS encoding AEC family transporter, with protein sequence MLPITGALAPIFLLILFGQGLRRRAVIPDSAWPSLDRLTYLLFFPCLIVDELTRTDLRALSMGSMGGTMTVGIFAGAALALAVRRPIGLDGPAFTSVFQGAIRPNTYVGLAGASALYGSAGLTLTAVGIAVVVPLVNLLCVTAMVRYGRVADGAPQRNGVGAVVFGILRNPIIIAVAIGAALNLSGIGRIPVVSDVVGILARAALPMGLLSVGAGLDLAAARGAGLGVALSSVLKLLLVPAATALAGLWLGVDGLPLTIAVLFNALPCSASSYVLARQMGGDHALVASIITVQTLASAATLPLVVALAG encoded by the coding sequence ATGCTGCCCATCACCGGGGCGCTGGCCCCGATCTTCCTGCTGATCCTGTTCGGCCAGGGGCTGCGCCGCCGCGCCGTGATCCCCGACTCCGCTTGGCCGTCGCTCGACCGGCTGACCTATCTGCTGTTCTTTCCCTGCCTGATCGTGGACGAGCTGACGCGCACCGACCTGCGCGCGCTGTCCATGGGGTCCATGGGCGGGACGATGACGGTGGGGATCTTCGCCGGGGCCGCCCTGGCGCTCGCCGTCCGTCGCCCGATCGGGCTGGACGGTCCGGCCTTCACCTCGGTCTTCCAGGGGGCGATCCGGCCCAACACCTATGTCGGGCTGGCGGGGGCCAGCGCGCTCTACGGGTCCGCCGGGCTGACACTGACAGCGGTGGGCATCGCCGTGGTGGTGCCGCTGGTCAATCTGCTCTGCGTCACGGCGATGGTGCGCTATGGGCGCGTGGCGGACGGAGCGCCGCAACGCAACGGCGTCGGCGCGGTCGTCTTCGGCATCCTCCGCAACCCGATCATCATCGCCGTCGCCATCGGCGCCGCCCTGAACCTGAGTGGGATCGGCCGCATTCCGGTGGTCAGTGACGTGGTGGGCATTCTGGCGCGGGCCGCCCTGCCCATGGGGCTGCTGTCGGTCGGTGCCGGGCTGGACCTCGCCGCGGCGCGCGGCGCCGGGCTCGGCGTGGCGCTGTCCAGCGTCCTGAAGCTGCTGCTGGTCCCCGCCGCGACGGCGCTCGCCGGGCTGTGGCTGGGGGTGGACGGGCTGCCGCTGACCATCGCCGTGCTGTTCAACGCCCTGCCCTGCTCGGCCAGTTCCTATGTCCTGGCGCGGCAGATGGGCGGCGACCACGCGCTCGTGGCCAGCATCATCACCGTTCAGACTCTCGCCTCCGCCGCCACGCTGCCGCTGGTTGTCGCCTTGGCGGGATGA
- a CDS encoding response regulator, which translates to MRFARPLKILLVEDDSLTAMAMARMLEMAHCTVTTVTDGEAGLSALADGSFDAVITDLVMPRLGGEAMIRQLRRDWPDLPIVVLSASPPDDGISGLQDREGGPLVILRKPVLAGELLTAMERVFVKT; encoded by the coding sequence GTGCGTTTCGCGAGGCCGCTCAAGATTCTTCTCGTGGAGGATGACTCGCTCACCGCCATGGCGATGGCCCGCATGCTGGAGATGGCCCATTGCACGGTCACCACCGTGACGGACGGGGAGGCCGGTTTGAGCGCCCTAGCCGACGGTTCCTTCGATGCGGTGATCACCGATCTGGTGATGCCCCGGCTGGGGGGCGAGGCGATGATCCGCCAGTTGCGCCGCGACTGGCCCGACCTGCCCATCGTCGTCCTGTCGGCCTCTCCGCCCGATGACGGGATATCCGGCCTGCAGGACAGGGAGGGCGGTCCGCTGGTGATCCTGAGGAAACCCGTCCTGGCGGGGGAGTTGCTGACGGCGATGGAGCGGGTGTTCGTGAAGACCTGA
- a CDS encoding aspartate carbamoyltransferase catalytic subunit, which translates to MTGSPHSTTVFPHRHLLGIEGLTAGEITTILDLADGYVEQNRQPTKKSSLLDGRTIVNLFFENSTRTRTSFELAGKRLGADVINMSSDGSSVKKGETLIDTAMTLNAMHLDALVVRHADSGAVKLLADKVNCSVINAGDGHHEHPTQGLLDALAIRRRLGSLDGLIVAICGDILHSRVARSNIHLLNAMGARVRVVAPPTLIPSQIDRLGVEIHHSMATGLKDADVVMMLRLQTERMSGQYVPSTREYFYFYGLDYEKLAVAKPHAVVMHPGPMNRGVEIDSEVADDLKRSMILDQVELGVAVRMAVLDLLTRDRRGTDV; encoded by the coding sequence ATGACCGGATCGCCCCATTCCACGACGGTTTTCCCGCACCGCCACCTCCTTGGCATCGAGGGGCTGACGGCAGGCGAGATCACCACCATCCTCGACCTCGCCGACGGCTACGTCGAACAGAACCGCCAGCCCACGAAGAAGTCGTCGCTTCTCGACGGGCGGACGATCGTCAACCTCTTCTTCGAGAACTCGACCCGCACCCGCACCAGCTTCGAGCTGGCCGGCAAGCGGCTCGGCGCCGACGTGATCAACATGTCGTCGGACGGCAGCTCGGTGAAGAAGGGCGAGACGCTGATCGACACGGCGATGACGCTGAACGCCATGCACCTCGACGCGCTGGTCGTTCGCCACGCCGATTCGGGGGCGGTGAAGCTGCTGGCCGACAAGGTCAACTGTTCGGTCATCAACGCCGGCGACGGCCACCACGAGCACCCGACGCAAGGGCTCCTGGACGCGCTGGCGATCCGCCGCCGCCTCGGCAGCCTCGACGGGCTGATCGTGGCGATCTGCGGCGACATCCTGCACAGCCGCGTCGCGCGCTCCAACATCCATCTGCTGAACGCCATGGGCGCCCGCGTCCGCGTCGTGGCGCCGCCGACACTGATTCCCTCGCAGATCGACCGGCTGGGCGTCGAAATCCACCACTCCATGGCGACCGGCCTGAAGGACGCCGACGTGGTGATGATGCTGCGCCTCCAGACCGAGCGGATGAGCGGGCAGTACGTCCCCTCGACCCGCGAATACTTTTACTTCTACGGCCTGGACTACGAGAAGCTGGCGGTGGCGAAGCCGCACGCGGTGGTGATGCACCCCGGCCCGATGAACCGCGGCGTCGAGATCGATTCGGAGGTCGCCGACGACCTCAAGCGCTCCATGATCCTCGATCAGGTGGAGCTGGGCGTGGCCGTCCGCATGGCCGTGCTCGACCTTCTCACCCGAGACCGCCGGGGCACCGATGTCTAA
- a CDS encoding cupin domain-containing protein — protein MSTRPQAVSTQHVENERTRVTEWRLVPGAETGAHVHGYDYVIVPVMAGAFTIVDPDGNARQFPLEPGRSYFRKAGVSHNVINDGDSDIVFVEVEFLQPG, from the coding sequence ATGAGCACCCGTCCGCAGGCGGTTTCCACCCAGCATGTCGAGAACGAGCGCACCCGCGTCACCGAATGGCGTCTGGTGCCGGGGGCGGAGACCGGCGCCCATGTGCATGGCTACGACTATGTGATCGTTCCGGTGATGGCCGGCGCCTTCACCATCGTCGATCCGGACGGCAACGCCCGCCAATTCCCGCTGGAGCCGGGCCGCTCCTATTTCCGCAAGGCCGGCGTCAGCCACAACGTCATCAACGACGGCGACAGCGACATCGTCTTCGTCGAGGTCGAATTCCTCCAGCCCGGCTGA
- the ruvX gene encoding Holliday junction resolvase RuvX, with the protein MIHTLPELAARLGRGQRLLGLDVGTKTVGMAVSDPNFVVASPIGTLKRTKFTQDARELSRTLRDYGIGGLVIGLPLNMDGSEGPRAESTRAFAKNLMERSDLLGWDAEIAFWDERLSTSAVERFMIGEADMTRKRRDEVVDKMAAAYILQGALDALAHIRRMEREQRERDEYDNDIGGDSGGGHSGDHGDA; encoded by the coding sequence ATGATCCACACGCTTCCCGAACTGGCCGCCCGCCTGGGCCGGGGCCAGCGCCTGCTCGGCCTCGACGTCGGCACCAAGACCGTCGGCATGGCCGTGTCCGACCCGAACTTCGTCGTCGCCTCGCCGATCGGAACGCTGAAGCGGACGAAGTTCACCCAGGACGCCCGCGAGCTGTCGCGGACGCTGCGCGATTACGGGATCGGGGGGCTGGTGATCGGCCTGCCGCTGAACATGGACGGGTCGGAGGGGCCGCGCGCCGAATCCACCCGCGCCTTCGCCAAGAACCTTATGGAGCGGTCCGACCTACTGGGCTGGGACGCCGAGATCGCCTTCTGGGACGAGCGGCTGTCGACCTCCGCGGTCGAGCGTTTCATGATCGGCGAGGCCGACATGACCCGCAAGCGCCGGGACGAGGTGGTGGACAAGATGGCCGCCGCCTACATCCTGCAAGGCGCGCTGGACGCGCTGGCCCACATCCGCCGCATGGAGCGGGAACAGCGGGAGCGCGACGAGTACGACAACGACATTGGCGGCGACAGCGGCGGCGGCCACAGCGGCGACCACGGGGACGCCTGA
- a CDS encoding transcriptional regulator GcvA, producing the protein MARRLPPLNALRAFESAARHLSFTKAAEELHVTQAAVSHQIKGLEEWLGMPLFRRMNRALILTETGQSYLPPVRDALDTLSQATERLFRMDGSGALTISTMPSFAAKWLVMRLGRFQARHPELEVRLHTTPQLVDFTQQDVDIGIRFGAGNWPGLRCERLMTEDIYPVCSPSLLNGPRPLCCPEDLRHHTLLHDDYFITWGTWGEAAGIAGLDHARGPRFDDSALLLQVAAEGGGVALARGVLVADDVAAGRLVRLFDVHLPGNYAYYVAAPPHYFARPKVKAFRDWLFEEATADHSRTLSAAESATTSTPDA; encoded by the coding sequence ATGGCCCGCCGCCTGCCGCCGCTGAACGCTCTGCGCGCCTTCGAATCCGCCGCCCGTCACCTGTCCTTCACCAAGGCGGCGGAGGAGCTTCACGTCACCCAGGCCGCCGTCAGCCATCAAATCAAGGGGCTGGAGGAATGGCTGGGCATGCCGCTGTTCCGCCGGATGAACCGTGCGCTGATCCTGACCGAGACCGGGCAATCCTATCTGCCGCCGGTGCGCGATGCGCTCGACACGCTGTCGCAGGCGACGGAGCGGCTGTTCCGCATGGACGGGTCCGGCGCACTGACCATCTCCACCATGCCCAGCTTCGCGGCGAAGTGGCTGGTCATGCGGCTGGGCCGCTTCCAGGCCCGCCATCCGGAGCTGGAGGTGCGGCTGCACACCACCCCGCAGCTCGTGGATTTCACCCAGCAGGATGTCGACATCGGCATCCGCTTCGGAGCCGGCAATTGGCCCGGCCTGCGGTGCGAGCGGCTGATGACCGAGGACATCTACCCGGTGTGCAGCCCGTCCCTTCTGAACGGCCCCCGCCCCCTGTGCTGTCCGGAGGATCTGCGCCACCACACGCTGCTCCACGACGACTACTTCATCACCTGGGGCACCTGGGGCGAGGCCGCCGGGATCGCCGGACTGGACCACGCCCGCGGCCCGCGCTTCGACGATTCGGCGCTGCTCCTCCAGGTCGCGGCGGAGGGCGGCGGCGTGGCGCTGGCCCGCGGCGTCCTGGTGGCGGACGATGTCGCCGCCGGGCGGCTGGTCCGGCTGTTCGACGTCCATCTGCCAGGCAACTATGCCTACTATGTGGCCGCCCCGCCCCATTACTTCGCGCGTCCGAAGGTCAAAGCGTTCCGCGACTGGCTGTTCGAGGAAGCCACCGCCGATCACAGCCGGACCTTGTCCGCGGCGGAGTCCGCCACAACCTCTACCCCAGACGCCTGA